In Myxococcales bacterium, a single genomic region encodes these proteins:
- a CDS encoding beta-lactamase family protein, with protein MWCCAACGGGGVEPVDSGAIDGGDGTDGAVGAWAEVDELVATRLAANGDPPAALVVYDADDQVVYRRGWNGFTTDQRVAVASASKLVSGLVLFEVIRTGVLSLDSTTGAVLGWTGPTAAITLRHLLSFTSGLAREHSCTLQAGITLAACVDAIAADPPTAAPGARFDYGSTHLQVAARMAEVRTGQSWNALYREVLADRLALPPEVTYFTAPRQAFGQLNPLVAGGLRASMDEYARALALAFHRGVTPALTIGTPELFDAQTSEPYPDAVIGVSPVANHGLPYHYGLTAWLECAPPASACSVLSSPGAFGFTPWLDRATGYYAILGMELDGTPGDGIVNFAVTLEQALRPLIAARVAGP; from the coding sequence ATGTGGTGTTGTGCGGCATGTGGCGGCGGCGGTGTCGAGCCTGTCGACAGCGGCGCGATCGACGGCGGCGACGGCACCGACGGCGCGGTCGGCGCGTGGGCCGAGGTCGACGAGCTGGTCGCGACCCGGCTCGCGGCCAACGGCGATCCGCCGGCGGCGCTGGTGGTCTACGACGCCGACGATCAGGTGGTGTACCGGCGCGGCTGGAACGGGTTCACCACCGACCAACGGGTGGCGGTGGCGTCGGCGTCGAAGCTGGTCTCGGGCCTGGTCCTGTTCGAGGTGATCCGCACCGGCGTGCTGTCGCTCGACTCGACCACCGGCGCGGTCCTGGGCTGGACCGGCCCCACCGCCGCGATCACCCTCCGGCACCTGCTGTCGTTCACGTCGGGGCTGGCCCGCGAGCACAGCTGCACCCTGCAGGCCGGCATCACGCTGGCCGCGTGCGTCGACGCGATCGCCGCGGACCCGCCGACCGCGGCGCCGGGCGCGCGGTTCGACTACGGCTCGACCCACCTACAGGTCGCGGCGCGCATGGCCGAGGTCCGCACCGGCCAGAGCTGGAACGCGCTCTACCGCGAGGTGCTGGCTGATCGGCTGGCGTTGCCGCCCGAGGTCACGTACTTCACCGCGCCGCGCCAGGCGTTCGGGCAGCTCAACCCGCTGGTCGCCGGCGGCCTGCGCGCGTCGATGGACGAGTACGCGCGCGCGCTGGCGCTGGCGTTCCACCGCGGCGTGACGCCAGCCCTGACGATCGGCACGCCCGAGCTGTTCGACGCCCAGACCTCCGAGCCGTACCCCGACGCGGTCATCGGCGTGTCGCCGGTGGCCAACCACGGCCTGCCCTACCACTACGGGCTGACCGCGTGGCTCGAGTGCGCGCCGCCGGCCAGCGCGTGCTCGGTGCTGAGCTCGCCGGGCGCGTTCGGCTTCACGCCCTGGCTCGATCGCGCCACCGGCTACTACGCGATCCTCGGCATGGAGCTCGACGGCACGCCCGGCGACGGCATCGTCAACTTCGCGGTCACGCTCGAGCAGGCGCTGCGGCCGCTGATCGCCGCGCGCGTCGCCGGGCCGTGA
- the carA gene encoding glutamine-hydrolyzing carbamoyl-phosphate synthase small subunit gives MLENGRSFPGRGFGARRVSHGEVVFNTSLTGYQEIVSDPSYCGQIVVMTAVQIGNVGVNVADAEAATPVCAGLVVREYTGASSWRSEDELDAHLAAHGVAGIDDLDTRAITRVLRTEGAMRGAIAPAPATAEELAALLAEVRAQPLMDGLDLVPRVTTAARYTWTQPAWHADDAAPAPAVDGRRDHVVAFDFGIKRNILRRLVASGCDVTVVPATTSADEVLALAPDGVFLSNGPGDPAAVTYAIDAVRGLLAADRPLFGICLGHQILGLALGARTFKLPFGHHGGNHPVADLATGKVEITAQNHGFAVDPDSLPPGVRVSHVNLYDGTVEGLAVDGRPVFSVQYHPEASPGPHDAHYLFARFRQAMRAGR, from the coding sequence GTGCTCGAGAACGGCCGCAGCTTCCCCGGGCGCGGCTTCGGCGCGCGCCGGGTCAGCCACGGCGAGGTCGTGTTCAACACGTCGCTGACCGGCTACCAGGAGATCGTCAGCGATCCGTCGTACTGCGGCCAGATCGTCGTGATGACCGCGGTCCAGATCGGCAACGTCGGCGTCAACGTCGCGGACGCCGAGGCCGCGACCCCGGTGTGCGCCGGCCTGGTCGTGCGCGAGTACACCGGCGCGTCGTCGTGGCGATCCGAGGACGAGCTCGACGCCCACCTCGCCGCCCACGGCGTCGCCGGCATCGACGACCTCGACACCCGCGCGATCACCCGGGTGCTGCGGACCGAGGGCGCGATGCGGGGCGCGATCGCGCCGGCGCCGGCGACCGCCGAGGAGCTGGCCGCGCTCCTGGCCGAGGTGCGCGCGCAGCCGCTGATGGACGGGCTCGATCTGGTGCCGCGCGTGACCACCGCGGCCCGCTACACCTGGACCCAGCCCGCCTGGCACGCGGACGACGCCGCGCCGGCCCCGGCGGTCGACGGTCGGCGCGATCACGTGGTCGCGTTCGACTTCGGGATCAAGCGCAACATCCTGCGGCGGCTGGTGGCGTCGGGCTGCGACGTGACGGTGGTGCCGGCGACGACCTCGGCCGACGAGGTCCTGGCGCTGGCGCCCGACGGGGTGTTCCTGTCCAACGGCCCCGGCGATCCGGCGGCGGTGACCTACGCGATCGACGCGGTCCGGGGGCTGCTCGCCGCCGACCGGCCGCTCTTCGGCATCTGCCTGGGCCACCAGATCCTGGGGCTCGCGCTGGGCGCGCGCACCTTCAAGCTGCCGTTCGGCCACCACGGCGGCAACCACCCGGTCGCCGACCTCGCCACTGGCAAGGTCGAGATCACCGCGCAGAACCACGGCTTCGCGGTCGATCCCGACTCGCTGCCGCCGGGCGTCCGGGTCAGCCACGTGAACCTCTACGACGGCACCGTCGAGGGCCTGGCCGTCGACGGGCGGCCGGTGTTCAGCGTGCAGTACCACCCCGAGGCCAGCCCCGGGCCGCACGACGCGCACTACCTGTTCGCGCGCTTCCGCCAGGCGATGCGGGCCGGGCGGTGA